In Acinetobacter wanghuae, the sequence CTTTTTTACTTGCCTGAACAATCAAAGTCACTTTATCTTTCACAGAAAAACTGGTATCAACCGCATTCCAGTCTACTTTTACAGCACCACGACCCAAAGCATCTTTTGCTTGCGCTGAATTCTTAGTCAAACCTGCTTCACGTAGAATTGACGTAATGAAAATCTCACCACCAAACTCAGACAATGAAATCGTCACTTCAGGCGTACCTTCAGGAAGTTCACCTTCTGTAATGATATTACCTGCACCTTTATGCGCATGAGCCGCAGCTTCCGCCCCGTGGAAACGCTCAACCAATTCAAGTGCAAGAATCTTTTTCACTTCTTGTGGGTTACGACCATCTTCAATTTCTTTTAATAAGACTTCAATGTCTTCAAGTGACTTAAAGCTTAAAAGCTCGAAGTAACGTTCAATCAATGAATCTGGCATTGAAAGTACTTTTTGATACATTGCACCTGGTGCATCAAACACACCAATATAGTTACCCAAAGATTTAGACATCTTATTGACGCCATCCAAACCTTCAAGAATTGGCACTGTAATACACACTTGCGGCTCTTGATCATAACGACCTTGCAGTGTACGCCCCATCAACAAGTTGAAAGTTTGGTCTGTACCGCCCATTTCAACATCGGCTTCAAGCGCAACAGAGTCATAACCCTGAACCAATGGATACAAGAATTCGTGAATTGCGATCGGCTGTTGATTGTTATAACGCTTGGTAAAATCATCACGTTCAAGCATACGTGCAACTGTTTGTTGCGATGCCAATTGAATTAAATCAGCAGCAGATTTCTCTGCAAACCATTCAGAGTTGAAGACAACCTTGGTTTTATTTGGGTCAAGAATTTTAAACACTTGTTCTTGATATGTTTTTGCATTCGCTAACACTTGTTCACGTGACAATGGTGGACGTGTCGCACTTTTACCTGTTGGGTCACCAATCATGGCAGTATAGTCGCCAATCAAGAAGTAAACTTCATGACCTAAATCTTGGAAAACTTTTAATTTATTAATTAAAACTGTATGACCTAAGTGCAAATCAGGGGCTGTAGGATCAAAACCCGCTTTAATTTTTAATGGACGATTCAGCTTTAATTTTTTCAGAAGATCTTCTTCAGAAATAATTTCGTGGGTGCCTCGTTGAATGAGGGCAAGTTGTTCTTCAGCCGGCAGGAAATTTGACATCACAAAATCCAAATAGATCAGTTATACAATTTGTGCGATATACTAACACTTTTTCAGCACATTGCAGGCTTAAGAATAACCATGACAGCGATCTATATTGGGGTAATGACCGGCACAAGCATGGATGGTGTCGACATCGTTGCTGCTTCTTTTGATCCTCTACAACTTCATGCCACCCTTACTCTTCCATTCGATCCTGACCTTCGTGATGAACTCATGGCGCTGACTTTGCCAGATGACAACGAAATTGATCGCATGGGCAAAGCCGATGTTGCTTTAGCTAAAATGATTGGGCATGGTATTAATGCGCTGATTGAAAAAAATAATCTTGATCGCAATCAAATTAAAGCCATTGGTTCACATGGACAAACCATTCGCCACCGTCCAGAACATGCGTTTACCTTACAAATTGGCGATCCAAATATCATTACAGAAATTACGAACATTCCAGTGATTTCAGATTTCCGTCGTCGTGATTTAGCCGCTGGCGGACAAGGTGCGCCTTTAGTGCCTGCTTTTCACCAAGATATTTTCCAACACGAATCAATTCACCGCGTCATTTTAAATTTAGGCGGTATCGCCAATGTAAGTTTGTTGCCTGCCGGAAAGCCTGAAGATGTCTATGGCTTTGATACTGGACCTGCCAACATTTTGATGGATGCATGGTGCGAACGTTATACCGGCCAGCCTTATGATGAAAATGGCAATTGGGCAGCTTATGGAACCCCAATTCGCAGCTTACTTGACCGTTTACAAGAACATGAATTTTTCTCGAAAGAACCCCCAAAAAGCACAGGACGTGAAGATTTCAATCTTGAATGGCTTGATGAACAAATTTTAGATTGGCGTAATGATCTACAATATGATGAATTAGAAGACACGCCTGAAAATGTGCAGGCCACTTTAATGAAACTCACCACGCGTGCGATTAAAAAAGCAATTTATCGTTCAGGTATGGAAACAGGTGAAGTCTACGTTTGTGGAGGTGGTGCCTATAATTCAAACCTACTTGAACAATTACGCTGGCGTTTACGCAAACACAATTGGAGCGTACAAACCACAGCAGATTTAGGTTTAAGTCCGACATGGGTTGAAGGTACTGCTTTTGCTTGGTTGGCTATGCGCTTTATGAATCAACTGAGTGGTAATTTACCTGCTGTAACCGGTGCTTCAGGTTATCGGGTATTGGGTACCATTACTTCAGTTTAAGTTTCAAAAAGTACCTATATATAGTCATAAAAAAGGTCTGCAAACGCAGACCTTTTTAAATAAGCCGTTATCTTAAAATTTTCTTGGCATTTTCATCCCGAAAAGCTTTTAAAATTTGCTGTCCTGCACGCCCTGTTAGACTTAAGCCCAAACGACTTTGCTCTTGACGAATAGCTTGACGAGATTTATCACCAATCAGACCATCGACCTCACCAATATCATAGCCGCGGTTTAATAAAAACTGTTGAATTTCACGACGCTCTGCACGCGAAGTACCGGCATCAGCTGTTGGCCAAGTTTGTTTGAAGCCACCCTGTCCTTGTAAACGATCGGATAAATGTGCAATCGCTAAAGCATAACTTTCAGCAGCGTTATAACTATAAATCGCATCGAAGTTTTTAAACACGAGGAAGACAGGACCGCTTGCACCGGCAGGTGCCATAAGTCCCGCTTGTGAATATTCAGACAAACTACCTTGAATAAGTGGCGAACCATCAGCCCGCACCACTCCACGACTCATCCAAGTATTTAAAGCCTTTTTATTTTTACGACTTTCTCCTGAAATTGACATATTTTCAGGAATTTTGACTTCAAATCCCCATGGCTGACCATTTTGCCAACCGCGCTTATTCAAAAAATTGGCGGTCGAAGCCAATGCATCTGGAATACTGCTCACTAAATCACGTCGACCGTCACCATCAAAGTCAACTGCGAGCTCATCATAAGTCGAAGGCATAAACTGCGTATGACCGAAAGCGCCTGCCCATGAACCTTTTAATTGATCTTCACTGACATCGCCACGTTGTAATAATTTTAACGTCGTGAAAAATTCACCACCGAAATAGCCTTGTCGACGCCCTTCACAACTCAACGTCCCGAGTGACTGCAATAAAGGATATTTTCCTGCGATATCTCCAAAATTACTTTCTACTCCCCAAACTGCAACGACTGTTTCTGCAGGTACGCCATAACGCGCTGCAACACGATCTAAGACGCTTCGATGCTGTTGTAATTTTTGGCGCCCCAATTGCACACGCTCTTCGTCAACGAGACCAGATAAATAGTCCCAAATAGGTGTCGAAAACTCAGGTTGATAGTTGAGTTTCTCTATAACTGAATAATCAGGCGTTAAATTTTGCGTATAACGATCATACGTTGCAGCACTCACACCTTTCGAGATGGCTTGAGATTTTAAGTTCGCCAAGCAATTTTGAAACGTATTAGAAGTTGGTGAATAAGAGACACCACGAGTTGATAAGTCAGCAGGTGCTACTCGCTGCCCATTCATAATTAATTCAGCATGTGCCTGTGAAGCTGCCAAAACCACACAACCAACAAAAAGTGCAAGCCGTTGCATAAGACCCTTTCATACTTAGATTTCGAATTATAGATTTACCTTAACAGCTCAAATTAAAAATGAAAGCATGCAAACGTAACTTTAAATTCATAATTCCTGTATTTTTAAATTCATTTTGTTGTTTTGAATTCAAAACCTTATCCACAGTATTTTTTAAATTTAAAAACCGCGATATCTTTTGAATTTAAAATTAAAAATTGGCGCTAATAGTTATGAATTCAAAATACTACCTGTGAGTAACTTTGATACTATTTTTTTAATTGGATATTTATCAAAATCTTAAGCTGTGTATAAAAAATAAAGCGCGATCCAATTATTTTAAATTTAAAACTTTGAATTCATAGTAGTGATTTGAATTTAAATTCATAACTTGCATGTCTCAGACTTTAAATTCAAAACGTATTTTTTAAATTTATTATTTTGAATTCAAAACCGTCACATTCTTTTAAATTCAAAGTATTTCTCTTGGAACAAAAAAGGTCTGACTGGGCATTTTTTATTTATTATTGATTGTATATTTTTTAGACTATTGAAATATATCGTGATCCGATAAATGGATGTCATATTTTCAAGAGGCGCAATCATGCCTGAATCAAAGCAAATAAAAAAGCGACCACTGGAGTGATCGCTTTTTTTATCAGCAAGTTAACGCTTAGATGCTCATATCTTCGCTCAATGCCAATGGATTCGGTAAAATTTTCGCCAATTGACGACATAAAGTGGTGAGTTCTGCACTGTCATTCGGCATTAAAGTGATATGACCAATTTTACGACCTTCACGCTCTGACTTATTATAAAGATGCAGATGTGCGCCTTCTAAAGCCAATACATCTTCAGTCTTTGGATGCTGACCAATAATATTCACCAGAACCGTTGGACGAATGATGTCAGTCGAACCTAGGGGTAAACCTGCAACGGCACGAATATGATTTTCAAACTGCGAGCATACTGCGCCTTCAATCGACCAATGTCCTGAGTTATGTACGCGTGGCGCCATCTCATTGGCATATAAGCCTTTGTCTGTCACAAACAGCTCAAGCGTTAACACACCGACATAGTTCAAATGATTGAGCAGGCGAGTGATGTAATCTTGCGCCACAGGCTGTAAATCTGCACTGTTCGGTGCAGGTACAATCGAGTGCGACAAGATGCCATTATGATGATGGTTTTCAGCCAATGGCCAAGTTTTCACATCACCATTTTGACCACGCACCGCAATAATCGACACTTCACGCGAGAAAGTCACAAAACTTTCTGCAATCAGTTCACCGGCAGGACCAAGTTCCGCCCATGCTTGCCCAATTTGATCGGCTGTACGCAGTACAAACTGACCTTTACCATCGTAACCACCACGTGAGGTTTTTAACACGATCGGTAGACCGAGTTCAGCGACGACGCTTTGTAAGCTTTCAATTGAAGTCACGGCTTTATACGGCGCAACTGGAATATCAAGTTCATCAAATAAGGCTTTTTCAGACAAGCGATGTTGGGCAATCGCGAGTGCCTGACGTGGTGGATGCAGGTCTTTGTTTTTGGTTAATACATCAACATCAGCAAGTGGGGTATTTTCAAACTCAAGTGAAAATACTTCTGCGCTATTGATAAAATCTTGCAGACCATTTTCAGCTTTGGTCGAAATGACTTGACCTAAGGCAGCTGAAGGGCAGTCAGTACTTGCTTCAAAAAAGGTACATTGAATGTTTAAAGGCAATGCAGCTTGCGCCATCATACGACCAAGCTGACCACCACCAAAAATACCAATGGTTTTATCCATGAGAATCTTTCCTTATTTAAGCGTTGACTTAGGCTTGACCCGGAATGTTTTTGCTTGCCACTTTCTCAGTTTGTGCTGCACGGAAATCTGCGACATTTTTGGCGATGCTAGGGCGTGTCAAACCTAAAATTTGTGCTGCCATAATTGCAGCATTAGTCGCACCTGCAGGACCGATTGCGAGTGTACCGACTGCAATACCAGCAGGCATTTGTACGATTGAAAGCAATGAATCAACACCGTTTAAAATCGATGATTTCACAGGCACACCCAAAACAGGAAGATCAGTCTTCGCGGCACACATGCCCGGTAAATGCGCAGCACCACCAGCACCGGCAATAATCACTTGAATCCCACGCTCACGTGCTGTTTCGGCATATTCAAATAAACGATCTGGAGTACGATGTGCAGAAACCACTTCCGCTTCAAATGGGACACCAAGTTGCTTAAGCATATTGGCAGTGTGTTCGAGCGTTGCCCAGTCTGACTGAGAACCCATGATAATTCCAACGAGAGGAGTGTCTTGTGAAGCGGCCGCATTCATTGCAATGTTTCCAGAGATTAGTTAAGAGAGATAAATCCCGACTAGCGCCAAGCTTTAATAAGAGCCGATATTATAGACTGAAAATTCAACTTCTTAAAATTTAACGGTCAAAGCAAGGCTCGATTTTTATTGTTTTTTTCTACGTTTTTTAAAATATTGCTGAAAAATAGCCGACTAATGTCTGAACACTGCTATTACTGACTTCGGAAGACAAAATACACACATCCACATAGGCACAGTGCCGCCCATACATAGTCTAATTTAAACGGTTGTTTAAACAGGAAAATCATAAATGGAACGAAGACGAGCAGCGTCACCACTTCTTGGGTGATCTTCATTTCTCCGACTGCCCACCCATTTTGAGCCAGTAAACGTGTCGCAGGAATCATCAGACTATATTCAAATAGTGCAATAAACCAACTGAATAAAACTGCCTGCCAAATCGGGGCATCATGCGGTAAAAACTTTAAATGTCCGTACCAAGCCAACGTCATAAAACAATTGGCACAGATTAATAATAAAAGCGGCCACGCCATGAAAATCATCTATCTTTTAAAATGAAAATCTATTTTACGTTGCTTTTAACTTAAACAGTGAATACCCCATCAATTTTTTAAACAGATCAATGCCAAACAATACTGAGAATTTTCCATCACGCTGATGCTATCTTTTCGCTTTAAGCCTTGCTATCGTTGCCTGTAAATCGAATAAATCATGACAACAGCACAAAAACAAAGTGATGTGTCAGCAAAATGGAGTGAAGTCGATGCATCTGCATATCTTGGGCATTTGTGGCACCTTTATGGGCTCGTTGGCATTATTGGCACGCGACCTCGGACATAAGGTGACAGGTTCTGATCAGAACGTTTATCCACCGATGTCGACCCAATTGGAAAGTGCAGGTATCACACTAATGCAAGGCTATGACCGTAGTCATTTACAGCCGCATCCCGATTTAGTGATTGTCGGTAATGCCATGAAACGTGGGATTGATGCGGTAGAATACATGCTGAACGAAGGTCTGCCGTATATTTCAGGACCACAGTTCCTTGCTGACCATGTATTGCAAGGCAAACACGTGTTAGGCGTTGCCGGTACACACGGTAAAACCACAACGACTACGATGCTGGCTTGGGTATTGGATCAAGCAGGGCTTGAACCGGGCTTCTTGATTGGTGGTGTACCGCTTGGTTTTAGTGAAAGTGCACGTCTAGGTGGTGGGAAATTTTTCTGCGTTGAAGCTGATGAATATGATTCTGCGTTCTTCGACAAACGCTCGAAGTTTGTGCATTACCACCCCAAAACCGCGATTTTAAATAACCTTGAATTTGACCATGCCGATATTTTTGATGACTTGGCTGCGATTCAAAAACAGTTCCATCATTTGGTGCGTACGATTCCATCCGAAGGTCGCATTATTGCCCCAATTACTGAAACCAATATTGATGAAGTCTTAGAACAGGGTTGTTGGACACCTGTGGTTCGTACATCTTTAGATGCCAATGAAAAATCTGAACTGTATGCCGAGCAGCTCTCTGAAGATGGTTCACATTTTAAAGTGCTGCAACATGGCGTGGTTAAAGGTGAAGTTCGTTGGAATATGACAGGGCAGCACAGTGTTGCCAATGCCTTAGCGACGATTGCAGCCGCAGAACATGTAGGGGTTTCCATTGAAACAGCATGCCAAGCCTTGTCAAACTTTGGTGGTGTGAAACGCCGTATGGAATTGCTTGATACTGTACGTGGCATCGAAGTTTACGATGACTTTGCTCACCACCCAACTGCGATTGATACCACGCTTGAAGGCGCACGTAAGCGTTTAGGTGAGCGCAAACTGTGGGCGATTATTGAGCCACGCTCAAACACCATGCGTATGGGCAGCCACAAAGATGGCTTAGCACATTCAGCACGTTTAGCCGATGAAGTGATTTGGTATCAACCTGAAGGTCTAGATTGGGACTTACAACCCGTGATTGATGCATCTCCAAATAAAGCCGTCGTTGCGCGTACCTTGGATGAGATCATTCAAACAGTTGTTGATGAAGCAGGCGAGGGCGATGCTGTCGTGATTATGTCGAATGGCGGTTTTGGTGGTTTACATCAAAAGCTGATTACAGCGTTAAAAGCCTAATTTATATATAAGAAAAGAGCCCGCGAAGCGGGCTTTTTTTATTTTTGAAATATCATATTTAAAAAAGAAAGCGATGTATTTTAAGTTTTTTTGCCAATGTCATTGGGTAAGGACTATGTTGTTATAGATGAAAGATCAAAACGTATGCAACTTTTGTTGAATAGTAAAAAATACAAATAAGATATTAAATTCAGCTGTCTAAAAATAAGGGCAAACCTCAGCGAATCTTGCTAAAAGCGATGAGTGTTTTGTCACAATAAAGCTTTATAAAAGTAATAAATCAAGGGGTGAACATTTGCTCAAAGATCTGATCATAACGTTGGTGGTTCTATGCAGCTTTTTCCTACTACTCATTAGCTTGAATTTGTCCGCCCTGTGTATCGGCATCAATTTGTTACTTAGCTCATTATTTGTGAGTTGGTCACTTTCAACATTTGTGCAACATCGCGCATTTTATCAAACAAGTAGCTTACTGATTTTAGCCGTTATTACTTTCTTAAAACCTTATGAAGATATGATTTGGACCTTGCTTGGACTGATCATAGGGCGTTGTATATATAAATTTTTCCAAGCCAATATCTTGCAACAGATCAAATGCAATTTTTTCAAAATTTATAGTAAATATACTCAAAGAAAACGCTTAAAGAATTGATGCATCTACATCTGCTAAGCTCGGATCACGTCTAAATATCACATCGACATATGAACACTGTGGAATAATTTTAAGATGTTTTTCTCGAGCAAAGCTAACCAAGGCATCAAGTAACTGCCGCGCCAAACCTTTCCCACGCAACAGCGGATCAACCCAAGTATGATCAGCAATCATGGTCTGTGCATCACGTTGTTGATAGGTGATTTCAGCAATACGCGCCTGATCGCGCTCAATATAAAACACACCACCATGTTTGGTATTTTGATGTTCAATCTGCATATATCTTATTCCTTATTCATTGAAGCAAAAAGTTAAAACCTCATCGCTACTGTTTACACTTTTATATTCAAAATACCCATTCTTAGGGATAGGCTGCCATATCGCTTTATTCGTATATTAAGATCGAGTTCTGAATAAAAGAAAGCGCATGGATATTTATATTGCACTGATAAGCTTGTTAATTTTATTGGCTATCCTTTGGGGAATTACCTT encodes:
- a CDS encoding lytic murein transglycosylase, whose translation is MQRLALFVGCVVLAASQAHAELIMNGQRVAPADLSTRGVSYSPTSNTFQNCLANLKSQAISKGVSAATYDRYTQNLTPDYSVIEKLNYQPEFSTPIWDYLSGLVDEERVQLGRQKLQQHRSVLDRVAARYGVPAETVVAVWGVESNFGDIAGKYPLLQSLGTLSCEGRRQGYFGGEFFTTLKLLQRGDVSEDQLKGSWAGAFGHTQFMPSTYDELAVDFDGDGRRDLVSSIPDALASTANFLNKRGWQNGQPWGFEVKIPENMSISGESRKNKKALNTWMSRGVVRADGSPLIQGSLSEYSQAGLMAPAGASGPVFLVFKNFDAIYSYNAAESYALAIAHLSDRLQGQGGFKQTWPTADAGTSRAERREIQQFLLNRGYDIGEVDGLIGDKSRQAIRQEQSRLGLSLTGRAGQQILKAFRDENAKKILR
- the mpl gene encoding UDP-N-acetylmuramate:L-alanyl-gamma-D-glutamyl-meso-diaminopimelate ligase; amino-acid sequence: MHLHILGICGTFMGSLALLARDLGHKVTGSDQNVYPPMSTQLESAGITLMQGYDRSHLQPHPDLVIVGNAMKRGIDAVEYMLNEGLPYISGPQFLADHVLQGKHVLGVAGTHGKTTTTTMLAWVLDQAGLEPGFLIGGVPLGFSESARLGGGKFFCVEADEYDSAFFDKRSKFVHYHPKTAILNNLEFDHADIFDDLAAIQKQFHHLVRTIPSEGRIIAPITETNIDEVLEQGCWTPVVRTSLDANEKSELYAEQLSEDGSHFKVLQHGVVKGEVRWNMTGQHSVANALATIAAAEHVGVSIETACQALSNFGGVKRRMELLDTVRGIEVYDDFAHHPTAIDTTLEGARKRLGERKLWAIIEPRSNTMRMGSHKDGLAHSARLADEVIWYQPEGLDWDLQPVIDASPNKAVVARTLDEIIQTVVDEAGEGDAVVIMSNGGFGGLHQKLITALKA
- a CDS encoding 5-(carboxyamino)imidazole ribonucleotide synthase, whose protein sequence is MDKTIGIFGGGQLGRMMAQAALPLNIQCTFFEASTDCPSAALGQVISTKAENGLQDFINSAEVFSLEFENTPLADVDVLTKNKDLHPPRQALAIAQHRLSEKALFDELDIPVAPYKAVTSIESLQSVVAELGLPIVLKTSRGGYDGKGQFVLRTADQIGQAWAELGPAGELIAESFVTFSREVSIIAVRGQNGDVKTWPLAENHHHNGILSHSIVPAPNSADLQPVAQDYITRLLNHLNYVGVLTLELFVTDKGLYANEMAPRVHNSGHWSIEGAVCSQFENHIRAVAGLPLGSTDIIRPTVLVNIIGQHPKTEDVLALEGAHLHLYNKSEREGRKIGHITLMPNDSAELTTLCRQLAKILPNPLALSEDMSI
- the tyrS gene encoding tyrosine--tRNA ligase; the protein is MYLDFVMSNFLPAEEQLALIQRGTHEIISEEDLLKKLKLNRPLKIKAGFDPTAPDLHLGHTVLINKLKVFQDLGHEVYFLIGDYTAMIGDPTGKSATRPPLSREQVLANAKTYQEQVFKILDPNKTKVVFNSEWFAEKSAADLIQLASQQTVARMLERDDFTKRYNNQQPIAIHEFLYPLVQGYDSVALEADVEMGGTDQTFNLLMGRTLQGRYDQEPQVCITVPILEGLDGVNKMSKSLGNYIGVFDAPGAMYQKVLSMPDSLIERYFELLSFKSLEDIEVLLKEIEDGRNPQEVKKILALELVERFHGAEAAAHAHKGAGNIITEGELPEGTPEVTISLSEFGGEIFITSILREAGLTKNSAQAKDALGRGAVKVDWNAVDTSFSVKDKVTLIVQASKKAIAKVTFVD
- the purE gene encoding 5-(carboxyamino)imidazole ribonucleotide mutase, producing the protein MNAAASQDTPLVGIIMGSQSDWATLEHTANMLKQLGVPFEAEVVSAHRTPDRLFEYAETARERGIQVIIAGAGGAAHLPGMCAAKTDLPVLGVPVKSSILNGVDSLLSIVQMPAGIAVGTLAIGPAGATNAAIMAAQILGLTRPSIAKNVADFRAAQTEKVASKNIPGQA
- a CDS encoding anhydro-N-acetylmuramic acid kinase, giving the protein MTAIYIGVMTGTSMDGVDIVAASFDPLQLHATLTLPFDPDLRDELMALTLPDDNEIDRMGKADVALAKMIGHGINALIEKNNLDRNQIKAIGSHGQTIRHRPEHAFTLQIGDPNIITEITNIPVISDFRRRDLAAGGQGAPLVPAFHQDIFQHESIHRVILNLGGIANVSLLPAGKPEDVYGFDTGPANILMDAWCERYTGQPYDENGNWAAYGTPIRSLLDRLQEHEFFSKEPPKSTGREDFNLEWLDEQILDWRNDLQYDELEDTPENVQATLMKLTTRAIKKAIYRSGMETGEVYVCGGGAYNSNLLEQLRWRLRKHNWSVQTTADLGLSPTWVEGTAFAWLAMRFMNQLSGNLPAVTGASGYRVLGTITSV
- a CDS encoding GNAT family N-acetyltransferase is translated as MQIEHQNTKHGGVFYIERDQARIAEITYQQRDAQTMIADHTWVDPLLRGKGLARQLLDALVSFAREKHLKIIPQCSYVDVIFRRDPSLADVDASIL
- a CDS encoding DMT family protein encodes the protein MAWPLLLLICANCFMTLAWYGHLKFLPHDAPIWQAVLFSWFIALFEYSLMIPATRLLAQNGWAVGEMKITQEVVTLLVFVPFMIFLFKQPFKLDYVWAALCLCGCVYFVFRSQ